From a single Miscanthus floridulus cultivar M001 chromosome 8, ASM1932011v1, whole genome shotgun sequence genomic region:
- the LOC136477962 gene encoding protein KINESIN LIGHT CHAIN-RELATED 2-like gives MPGITVDGVVAEEVPNGVNSSPQNENLPAPKSTAASTMAASMQSEALEMHVEGSGAGEPSIEQLYNNVCEMESSSEGGSPSRESFGSDGEESRIDSELRHLVAGEMEAMKVIEEEEENGSVANVVPPAPAENGTQVKEQYSNSSKKSKNASKSQLESDASVGPNGKASTEEGESEVSKPASRVGRRRKSNANPQNGTEDAGLDNPDLGPFLLKHARDLIASENPRRALKYALRAIKSFEKCAGGKPSLNLVMSLHVVAAIYCNLGKYEEAVPVLQRSLEIPVIEEGQEHALAKFSGCMQLGDTYGMLGQTALSLQWYASGLEIQKQTLGEQDPRVGETCRYLAEAHVQALQLDEAQRLCQIALDIHREHGETTSLEETADRRLMGLICDTKGDHEAALEHLVMASMAMVANGQETEVASVDCSIGDIYLSLGRYDEAVFAYQKALTVFKTSKGENHATVASVFVRLADLYNKTGKLRESKSYCENALKIYQKPIPGTSLEEIATGLTDVSAIYETMNEHEQALKLLQKALKMYNNSAGQQSTIAGIEAQMGVLHYILGNYGESYDSFKSAIAKLRTCGEKKSAFFGIALNQMGLACVQRYSINEAAELFEEARTVLEQEYGPYHPDTLGVYSNLAGTYDAMGRLDEAIEILEYVVGMREEKLGTANPDVDDEKRRLGELLKEAGRVRSRKAKSLENLLETNPYTATKRNPVAA, from the exons ATGCCTGGAATTACAGTGGATGGAGTTGTTGCAGAGGAGGTGCCGAACGGGGTGAATTCCTCTCCACAGAACGAAAATCTGCCCGCCCCAAAGTCGACGGCGGCTTCAACGATGGCAGCAAGCATGCAAAGCGAGGCACTTGAGATGCATGTTGAGGGCTCCGGTGCTGGGGAGCCCTCAATTGAGCAGCTCTACAACAACGTGTGCGAGATGGAGAGCTCAAGTGAGGGTGGCTCCCCATCACGCGAGAGCTTTGGCTCAGATGGGGAGGAGTCTAGGATTGACTCAGAGCTTCGCCATCTTGTTGCTGGGGAGATGGAGGCCATGAAGGTtattgaggaggaagaggagaatgGGAGTGTTGCCAACGTTGTACCCCCTGCTCCTGCTGAGAATGGGACCCAAGTAAAGGAACAGTATTCCAATTCGTCCAAGAAGTCGAAGAATGCCTCAAAATCACAGCTTGAGTCTGATGCCTCTGTTGGTCCCAATGGAAAGGCGTCCACCGAGGAAGGTGAGAGCGAGGTCAGCAAACCGGCAAGCCGAGTTGGCCGTCGGCGGAAATCAAATGCCAATCCACAGAATGGAACAGAAGATGCTGGGCTTGATAACCCAGACCTTGGTCCATTTCTTCTCAAACATGCAAGAGACTTGATTGCCTCAGAAAACCCACGACGGGCATTGAAATATGCTCTCCGTGCCATAAAGTCATTTGAGAAATGTGCTGGTGGAAAGCCAAGCTTGAACCTAGTGATGAGTTTGCATGTTGTTGCAGCAATCTACTGCAACTTGGGAAAATATGAAGAGGCTGTACCTGTGCTGCAACGATCCCTTGAGATCCCTGTAATTGAGGAAGGTCAGGAACATGCTCTTGCAAAGTTTTCTGGTTGCATGCAGTTGGGGGACACCTATGGCATGCTAGGTCAAACTGCACTCTCACTGCAATGGTATGCTTCTGGGCTTGAAATCCAAAAGCAAACATTGGGAGAGCAAGACCCAAGGGTTGGAGAGACTTGTCGGTACTTAGCTGAGGCTCATGTGCAGGCACTACAACTCGACGAAGCACAAAGATTGTGTCAGATAGCCCTTGACATCCACAGGGAGCATGGAGAGACGACCTCACTAGAAGAAACAGCTGATAGGAGGCTGATGGGTCTGATTTGTGACACCAAGGGTGATCATGAAGCTGCCCTGGAGCATCTTGTGATGGCCAGCATGGCCATGGTAGCCAATGGTCAGGAGACAGAGGTGGCCTCAGTGGATTGCAGCATTGGTGATATCTACCTCTCCTTGGGCCGGTATGATGAGGCTGTGTTTGCTTACCAGAAAGCTCTTACTGTATTCAAGACCAGCAAAGGGGAGAATCATGCAACCGTGGCTTCTGTTTTTGTGCGCCTAGCGGATCTGTACAATAAGACAGGGAAGCTGAGGGAGTCAAAATCTTACTGTGAAAATGCcctaaaaatataccaaaaaccTATTCCAGGGACTTCTCTGGAAGAAATTGCCACTGGTTTAACTGATGTTTCAGCCATATATGAGACGATGAATGAGCATGAGCAAGCACTCAAGTTACTTCAGAAGGCCTTAAAAATGTACAACAATTCTGCTGGCCAACAGAGCACAATTGCTGGAATTGAGGCTCAGATGGGCGTCTTGCACTATATTTTGGGCAATTATGGTGAGTCCTATGATTCCTTCAAGAGCGCGATTGCGAAGCTCCGCACTTGTGGTGAGAAAAAGTCTGCCTTCTTCGGGATTGCCCTGAACCAGATGGGCTTGGCATGTGTTCAAAGATATTCGATAAATGAAGCAGCAGAATTGTTTGAGGAAGCTAGAACTGTTCTGGAACAAGAATACGGGCCATATCATCCAGATACTTTAGGAGTATACAGTAATCTTGCTGGAACTTATGATGCAATGGGCAG ACTGGATGAGGCCATCGAGATCTTGGAATATGTCGTTGGAATGCGCGAGGAGAAGCTAGGTACAGCAAACCCAGATGTTGACGACGAGA